The following proteins come from a genomic window of Paenibacillus spongiae:
- a CDS encoding carbohydrate ABC transporter permease, producing MSKRKGYSLERRKVTEGYLFVSVWVIGFLAFTLYPLYMSLKISMTTAKISDLLSGEFVGLSHYKRVLTDASFSQVFVDQILKSLMDAPIISIFALIAAVLLNGDIVGKRYFRAVFFAPVIISGLMIRILNSQGAADFSIFQELGSSALLIADFIGEDTFARMGTLLWRSSVEILIFLAGLQSIPRSLYEAAQMDGATPWESFWKITLPTISPIVLLSIIYATIDSFTEPDNQIMGYIRDASIAKMDFSYGAALSWLYFLVILLIILVIFYVGRRVTVNEGTKH from the coding sequence ATGAGCAAGCGGAAAGGATACAGCCTGGAGCGACGCAAAGTAACGGAAGGCTATTTATTCGTTTCGGTATGGGTCATCGGATTCCTCGCGTTCACGTTGTATCCGTTGTACATGAGCTTGAAGATCAGTATGACGACTGCCAAAATCAGCGATCTTCTGAGCGGCGAGTTCGTAGGCTTATCGCATTACAAAAGAGTATTGACGGACGCGAGCTTCAGTCAGGTTTTCGTGGATCAAATATTGAAATCTCTCATGGATGCCCCGATCATCTCGATCTTCGCGCTGATCGCGGCGGTATTGCTTAACGGAGATATTGTGGGAAAGCGCTATTTCCGCGCGGTCTTCTTCGCTCCGGTGATCATCAGCGGCTTGATGATTCGAATCTTGAACTCGCAGGGGGCTGCGGACTTCTCGATTTTCCAAGAGCTTGGCTCAAGCGCGCTGCTCATCGCCGACTTTATCGGAGAGGATACCTTCGCCCGAATGGGAACCCTGCTCTGGCGAAGCAGCGTAGAGATTCTGATCTTTCTTGCCGGACTCCAGTCGATTCCGCGTTCGCTATATGAAGCGGCGCAAATGGACGGAGCAACGCCGTGGGAATCCTTCTGGAAAATTACATTGCCGACGATCTCGCCGATCGTGCTGCTATCGATTATTTATGCAACGATCGATTCGTTCACGGAACCGGATAATCAGATCATGGGATACATCCGTGACGCCAGCATTGCCAAGATGGATTTCTCCTATGGCGCTGCACTAAGCTGGCTTTACTTCCTGGTTATTCTGCTCATCATCTTAGTCATCTTCTACGTGGGAAGGAGGGTTACTGTCAATGAAGGAACTAAGCATTAA
- a CDS encoding ABC transporter substrate-binding protein, whose product MQTITRKSLLIALIAIIAFTLAACSSGNNGNKGNTTTPPANDGNKTNEQKEPEAEPPVKKDPVELTVGSWASESEQKSVEDWFAAFQKTHPHVTLKYIALEGDPGATALTMAASGNMPDVVWLADGHVRSFYEQGVIAPLNDAFDRMGVDLNDVNPAMMSYGAIDGNYYFSPRDLSHMVVFTNKTLLEQEGIPMPTDGWTWDQFVDIIKQVTKKNDAGETMQYGVDFNFNWLPNYIAFAQAAGGDYLNRETMKVQFSDPKVIEGFNMYANLIKEGYAINPFTPSPNNFAEGKAAFFFHVRPGANTVKDWAKAKNFQWDVVTLPVTPIKYAVGSGTSGYAANAKSKHLEEATDFVASLLTPEPHKAFGLAGNAVPVLKSLVGDPYWRNIPEAGKNDDAYVAHPENDVGRDTDVLLPAAAGSKLTNLLADAFIKYFNGQASLEDALKVVDEQTNALIK is encoded by the coding sequence ATGCAAACCATTACTAGAAAAAGTTTATTGATTGCACTTATCGCTATCATTGCTTTCACGCTTGCAGCATGCAGCTCAGGCAACAATGGTAATAAGGGCAACACGACGACACCGCCGGCAAACGATGGGAACAAAACAAATGAACAGAAAGAGCCTGAAGCTGAACCTCCTGTTAAGAAAGATCCTGTAGAGCTGACTGTAGGTTCTTGGGCCAGCGAATCGGAACAGAAATCGGTTGAAGACTGGTTTGCCGCGTTCCAGAAGACTCATCCTCATGTAACCCTCAAATATATAGCCCTTGAAGGCGATCCGGGCGCAACGGCGCTAACGATGGCAGCTTCAGGGAATATGCCGGACGTTGTTTGGCTGGCGGACGGTCATGTCCGTTCGTTCTATGAACAGGGCGTCATCGCTCCGCTTAACGATGCATTCGACCGCATGGGCGTCGATCTGAATGACGTTAACCCGGCGATGATGAGCTATGGCGCAATCGACGGTAATTATTACTTCTCTCCTCGCGATCTTAGCCACATGGTGGTCTTCACCAATAAAACGCTGCTCGAACAAGAAGGTATTCCAATGCCGACGGATGGATGGACATGGGATCAATTCGTTGATATCATCAAACAGGTAACGAAGAAGAACGATGCAGGCGAAACGATGCAATACGGCGTTGATTTTAACTTCAACTGGCTGCCGAACTATATCGCATTTGCCCAAGCCGCGGGCGGCGATTACTTAAACCGTGAGACCATGAAGGTGCAATTCTCCGATCCTAAAGTCATTGAAGGGTTCAACATGTATGCGAATCTGATCAAGGAAGGCTACGCAATCAATCCATTCACACCTTCCCCGAACAACTTCGCCGAGGGTAAAGCCGCATTCTTCTTCCATGTACGACCAGGTGCGAACACCGTTAAAGATTGGGCTAAAGCGAAGAACTTCCAGTGGGATGTCGTTACTCTTCCTGTAACACCAATCAAATATGCAGTCGGTTCCGGGACTTCCGGCTATGCTGCTAACGCGAAATCGAAGCATCTGGAAGAAGCGACGGATTTCGTTGCTTCGCTGCTTACTCCCGAACCGCATAAAGCATTCGGTCTAGCCGGTAACGCTGTACCCGTCTTGAAATCGTTAGTGGGTGATCCGTACTGGAGAAATATTCCTGAGGCCGGCAAGAATGACGATGCCTATGTTGCGCATCCGGAGAACGATGTAGGCCGCGATACGGACGTCCTGCTGCCAGCTGCAGCAGGCTCGAAACTTACGAATCTGCTAGCAGATGCATTCATAAAGTATTTCAACGGGCAAGCTTCGCTTGAGGATGCATTGAAAGTCGTAGACGAACAAACCAATGCGCTAATCAAATAA
- a CDS encoding YitT family protein, whose amino-acid sequence MLSLPKIAAIISGSFFIAIAINFFLMPLKVLDGGLIGIALILNYLFKIKVGLVMLLMSIPIFILIWRHHHKTIYASIIGLLFSSYLIDLLEPYQYYFLYYIEWTPITRSILGGALIGLGLGIMLKYDCSTGGLDLLAHYVSRFVPINIGLMIFIMDGIVVSLGALLLPDDTFILSLLTVTAGGVATGLCTMNMPEHS is encoded by the coding sequence ATGCTCTCGCTACCCAAAATTGCGGCTATCATCAGCGGCAGCTTCTTCATCGCCATAGCCATCAACTTTTTCTTAATGCCATTAAAAGTATTGGACGGCGGCTTGATTGGCATCGCGCTCATACTGAATTATTTGTTCAAAATAAAAGTTGGGCTCGTCATGCTTCTGATGAGCATACCGATCTTCATTCTTATATGGCGTCACCACCATAAAACGATATATGCGAGTATCATTGGATTATTATTCTCCAGTTACTTGATTGATCTGCTCGAACCGTATCAGTACTATTTCCTCTATTATATTGAATGGACGCCGATCACGAGATCGATTCTGGGAGGAGCGTTGATCGGCCTCGGACTAGGCATCATGCTGAAATACGACTGCAGCACCGGCGGCCTGGATCTGCTCGCGCATTATGTTTCACGCTTTGTTCCGATTAATATCGGTCTCATGATATTCATCATGGACGGGATCGTCGTTAGTCTAGGTGCGCTTCTGCTGCCGGATGATACCTTTATTCTGTCGTTGCTAACGGTCACCGCGGGAGGCGTGGCTACTGGATTATGTACGATGAACATGCCGGAGCACAGCTAA
- a CDS encoding GTP pyrophosphokinase, producing MSVQQPFEQLKQMRDDITRLMLKYKFALDEMETKIEILKEEFKSLHDYCPIEHTNTRLKTPESIIKKLLRKGGVIAIDSIEEYVKDIAGLRITCSFISDIYRVSEILQKQSDLKILQVKDYIKNPKSNGYKSLHLLLEVPVFLSDRVENVCVEIQIRTIAMDFWASLEHKIFYKYNRSVPQRLLEEIKGAADTANALDHQMERLMHEVQTIKDSHHEDFEREQLRSITINNQSFKLPDALLEILGK from the coding sequence ATGAGCGTACAACAACCATTCGAACAATTGAAACAAATGCGTGACGATATTACACGTCTTATGCTGAAGTACAAATTTGCTCTGGATGAGATGGAGACAAAGATCGAGATCTTAAAAGAGGAGTTTAAATCCCTTCACGATTACTGCCCGATTGAGCATACCAATACGAGATTAAAAACGCCTGAGAGTATCATCAAGAAGCTCCTTCGCAAAGGCGGCGTAATCGCGATCGATTCGATCGAGGAATATGTCAAGGATATCGCAGGGCTTCGGATAACATGCTCCTTCATCTCGGATATTTACCGGGTCAGCGAAATACTGCAGAAGCAAAGCGACCTGAAGATCCTCCAGGTCAAGGATTATATCAAGAATCCGAAGTCGAATGGCTACAAAAGCTTGCATTTATTGCTGGAAGTGCCCGTATTTCTGTCCGACCGGGTCGAGAATGTCTGTGTCGAGATTCAAATCCGGACGATCGCCATGGATTTCTGGGCAAGCCTGGAGCATAAGATTTTCTACAAGTACAATCGATCCGTCCCGCAGCGCCTGCTGGAAGAAATCAAGGGTGCGGCAGATACCGCGAATGCGCTCGATCATCAGATGGAACGTTTGATGCATGAGGTTCAAACGATCAAAGATTCGCATCACGAGGATTTCGAGAGAGAGCAGCTCAGAAGCATTACGATTAACAATCAGAGCTTCAAGCTTCCGGACGCCTTGCTCGAAATACTCGGCAAGTAA
- a CDS encoding DUF5696 domain-containing protein, protein MAHKWITPKRIGNLIKIIVALILIGWFIWWIKPTGELDLDFSAGKKNSYTPAAKSDGGELPLTGGMKVIADDGKLELSADLEKQLFAIRDKQADVVWTSSPDVTGDTKINEITGTMVASPFIFSYTNNQKEAVTSSVLKEKAAWKAYAIPGGIQIKYDIKSLKIAFTAEFVLENGGFYVKLPVEEIVEKDNNKLVSIQPLPNFGAARQGDDGYIIVPDGTGALTYFNKSHTQNDKRGYSQWIYGVDPTFDPNYGPNNNEQVLLPIVGMVKKDGGYLQTLEKGAEDAKVFALPPGASNLEYYRGGFELYIRKNYVTRFGEVGASFNRYEKSAIMTDRSVRYDFVSGPNVTYTELADYVSERFMPIMPKNKASNPPLIQIFHGVESRGDSYSKRLETMTTFDEARMILEKLQSEGMNSLIAELKGWYRNGYYGNLPKRFPVEGDFGGEKGLRELISWTKEKGIETSLEDNLIEVFRGEKVVSLRTDTVRKPDSEQYVMRPEGPTGWYRWSTQRHWLNPYVIDQDYFQDDLDKLKDMGVTGVNYRQLGEKLNSDYNSHGPLRRGETREFFERWIGKAKEQLGSAGVYYGNAFAAKAADRVLDIPLSTSNDYMLDVQIPLLQIIYHGKRPYYSKAINRSDDPTLELLKTIEYGAIPSFELTFRETTQLRYTDYDLLFSSKYTDWLPTIKKAYAAWEEAIAPMEGLAITNHKMIANGVYRTTYSDGTEVWTNYNEQTFNGDGMTVKPLDYAVRKGGGAK, encoded by the coding sequence TTGGCTCATAAATGGATAACTCCCAAGCGTATCGGGAATCTCATCAAGATCATCGTCGCCCTGATTCTGATCGGCTGGTTTATATGGTGGATCAAGCCGACAGGGGAGCTTGATTTGGATTTTTCCGCCGGTAAAAAAAACTCGTATACTCCAGCTGCAAAATCCGATGGAGGCGAGCTGCCTCTAACCGGCGGCATGAAAGTAATAGCGGATGACGGCAAGCTGGAATTGTCCGCCGATTTGGAAAAGCAGCTGTTCGCGATCCGCGACAAGCAAGCCGACGTCGTGTGGACCAGCAGCCCGGATGTGACCGGCGATACGAAAATTAACGAGATTACCGGCACTATGGTCGCTTCGCCGTTCATCTTCTCCTATACGAATAATCAGAAGGAAGCGGTAACTTCCAGTGTGCTGAAGGAAAAAGCGGCATGGAAAGCGTACGCCATTCCTGGCGGTATACAGATCAAGTACGATATCAAAAGCTTGAAAATCGCCTTTACGGCGGAATTCGTCCTGGAGAACGGAGGGTTCTACGTCAAGCTGCCGGTTGAGGAAATCGTAGAGAAGGATAATAACAAGCTTGTCTCGATTCAACCGCTGCCCAATTTCGGCGCCGCCAGACAAGGCGACGACGGCTACATCATCGTACCGGACGGAACGGGAGCGCTGACGTATTTCAACAAATCGCATACCCAGAACGATAAACGCGGGTATTCCCAGTGGATCTATGGCGTGGATCCTACGTTCGACCCGAATTACGGACCTAACAACAATGAACAAGTTCTGCTTCCGATTGTAGGGATGGTCAAGAAGGATGGCGGTTACCTGCAAACATTGGAGAAGGGCGCGGAAGATGCCAAAGTGTTCGCGCTTCCTCCAGGGGCATCGAATCTGGAATACTACCGGGGCGGATTTGAATTGTATATCCGCAAGAATTATGTCACGCGGTTCGGAGAGGTCGGCGCCTCATTCAACCGTTACGAGAAATCGGCGATTATGACCGATCGTTCCGTACGATATGATTTTGTTTCCGGTCCGAATGTGACCTACACGGAATTAGCGGATTACGTCAGTGAACGTTTCATGCCGATTATGCCGAAGAACAAAGCGTCCAATCCTCCGCTGATCCAAATCTTTCACGGGGTGGAGAGCAGGGGAGACAGCTACTCCAAACGGCTGGAGACGATGACCACCTTCGATGAGGCGCGTATGATCCTCGAGAAGCTGCAGAGTGAAGGCATGAACAGTCTGATTGCAGAGCTGAAAGGATGGTACCGGAACGGCTATTACGGCAACCTTCCTAAGCGGTTCCCGGTAGAAGGCGATTTCGGCGGCGAGAAGGGACTGCGGGAATTGATCAGCTGGACCAAGGAGAAGGGCATCGAAACGTCACTCGAGGATAACCTGATCGAAGTGTTCCGCGGAGAGAAGGTTGTAAGCTTGCGAACCGATACGGTACGCAAGCCGGATAGCGAGCAGTATGTTATGCGGCCTGAAGGACCGACGGGGTGGTATCGCTGGAGTACGCAGCGGCACTGGCTCAATCCGTATGTCATCGATCAGGACTACTTCCAAGACGATCTTGATAAGCTGAAGGATATGGGGGTGACCGGCGTCAATTATCGCCAGCTTGGCGAGAAGCTCAATAGCGACTACAATTCGCACGGGCCGCTGCGACGCGGAGAAACGAGAGAGTTCTTCGAACGCTGGATCGGGAAGGCCAAGGAACAGCTCGGAAGTGCGGGTGTTTATTATGGGAATGCTTTCGCAGCCAAAGCGGCGGATCGGGTACTCGATATCCCGCTTAGCACGTCCAATGATTATATGCTGGATGTGCAGATTCCACTGCTGCAAATCATCTACCACGGCAAGCGTCCGTACTATTCGAAAGCGATTAACCGGAGCGATGACCCCACGCTCGAGCTGCTGAAGACCATTGAGTATGGCGCGATACCATCCTTTGAATTAACGTTCCGGGAGACGACCCAGCTCAGGTACACGGACTATGACCTCTTGTTTAGCTCCAAGTATACGGATTGGCTTCCCACGATAAAAAAAGCGTATGCGGCGTGGGAGGAAGCGATTGCTCCAATGGAAGGATTGGCAATCACCAATCATAAGATGATCGCAAATGGTGTTTACCGCACGACATATAGTGACGGCACTGAAGTGTGGACGAATTACAATGAACAGACATTCAACGGCGATGGCATGACGGTGAAGCCGCTGGATTACGCGGTTCGCAAGGGCGGAGGTGCCAAATGA
- a CDS encoding NUDIX hydrolase, with protein MEYKWLEWAKQIQSIAQIGLTYTKDPYDAERYEALRELSIDIASNYTLMDKHQVGLVFASESGYATPKVDIRGVIFQDDKILLVREKIDGAWALPGGWADIGYSPSEVAVKEIMEESGFEAAPVRLLAVLDKKKHGHPPELYHVYKIFIECRIIGGSAKEGLETSEVGFFGENELPELSQERNTLKQLRTMFEFLHDPSKEVILD; from the coding sequence ATGGAATATAAATGGCTGGAATGGGCAAAACAAATTCAATCCATCGCCCAAATCGGGCTCACGTATACGAAAGATCCGTATGACGCCGAACGTTATGAAGCGCTTAGAGAGCTAAGCATCGATATCGCATCGAACTATACCTTGATGGACAAGCATCAAGTGGGGCTTGTGTTTGCGAGCGAGAGCGGATACGCGACACCCAAGGTTGATATTCGCGGCGTTATTTTTCAAGATGACAAAATCCTTCTGGTACGCGAGAAAATTGACGGCGCTTGGGCACTTCCGGGAGGCTGGGCCGATATCGGCTATTCGCCCTCTGAAGTTGCCGTGAAAGAGATTATGGAGGAATCCGGATTCGAAGCTGCGCCTGTCCGGCTTCTGGCGGTTCTGGACAAGAAGAAGCACGGCCATCCGCCTGAGCTGTACCACGTCTACAAAATTTTTATCGAATGCCGAATCATTGGCGGTTCTGCCAAGGAAGGGCTTGAGACGAGCGAAGTCGGTTTTTTTGGCGAAAACGAGCTGCCGGAGCTGTCGCAAGAAAGAAATACGTTGAAACAGCTTCGGACGATGTTCGAATTTCTGCATGATCCAAGCAAGGAAGTTATACTGGACTGA
- a CDS encoding aldo/keto reductase: MKYRRLGKTELRVSVIGVGTWQFGGEWGMQFTQEEADAILDRASELGINLIDTAECYGDHLSEKFIGSYLSRRNREDWVVATKFGHHFHERFTRTDDYKPDSVVQQLDASLKALQTEYIDLYQFHSGPDAAFDNDDLWTILDKQIQAGKIRHLGTSIGSNGNIHQTNASTEVGSQAIQVVYNRLDRVPEEEVFASCERQDLGVLARVPLASGYLSGKYKPGAVFDATDVRHRHEKESTERKLREVQRIQQEEVPAGVDMASWALAWCLKHPAVTAVIPGCKNPDQVTANAAAAELTEDDHPQTWNR; encoded by the coding sequence ATGAAATATCGCAGACTTGGCAAAACAGAGCTGCGCGTTTCCGTTATCGGGGTTGGTACCTGGCAGTTCGGAGGCGAGTGGGGCATGCAGTTTACGCAGGAGGAAGCGGACGCGATATTGGACCGGGCATCCGAGCTCGGTATCAATCTGATCGATACGGCAGAGTGTTATGGCGACCATTTGTCGGAGAAGTTTATCGGCAGCTATCTGTCGCGGCGCAACCGGGAAGACTGGGTGGTCGCAACGAAATTCGGCCATCACTTTCACGAACGCTTCACGAGAACCGACGATTACAAGCCGGATAGCGTCGTCCAGCAGCTGGATGCGTCGTTAAAAGCGCTTCAGACCGAATATATCGACTTATATCAATTTCATTCCGGGCCGGATGCGGCTTTCGATAATGATGACTTATGGACGATACTCGATAAGCAGATTCAAGCCGGGAAAATTCGTCATCTGGGCACATCCATCGGGAGCAACGGCAATATTCATCAGACGAACGCATCGACGGAAGTGGGATCGCAAGCGATACAAGTCGTCTATAACCGCTTGGACCGGGTACCCGAAGAGGAAGTGTTCGCTTCCTGCGAGCGGCAGGATCTGGGCGTTCTCGCCCGCGTACCGTTAGCCAGCGGCTACCTGAGCGGGAAGTACAAGCCCGGTGCGGTCTTCGACGCAACCGATGTCCGGCATCGCCACGAGAAGGAGAGCACGGAGCGCAAGCTAAGAGAGGTGCAGCGCATTCAGCAGGAAGAAGTGCCGGCTGGCGTAGACATGGCCTCGTGGGCGCTGGCTTGGTGCTTGAAGCATCCGGCGGTTACGGCCGTTATTCCCGGCTGCAAAAATCCGGATCAGGTGACGGCAAACGCTGCAGCCGCAGAACTGACAGAGGACGATCATCCGCAAACCTGGAATCGATAA
- a CDS encoding carbohydrate ABC transporter permease, with protein sequence MKELSIKLSETTGKLQENNVGKRYTQKGKNLALKIFSYIVLVELGFIFLLPLLFMVSTSTKSLSDLLDSSVVWLPNGVYWDNFVVAYNNLNFAVTLKNSFMMAILPMIGQVLSCAIAGYGLGRYQFRGSKLIFALVLLCLIIPPQTIIISLYSLFSELEWINTYLPFVVPAFFGQGLRGALFMLIFTQFFKGLPKELDEAARIDGAGAMRVFMTVMLPLAKPAMFVVAMFSLVWNWNDNYMASFFVNTPEMRPLATQLDSMNGTFNMGGGVENGLNEAVMMAGCILVVLPLFIVYILGQRYLVEGVERTGLAGD encoded by the coding sequence ATGAAGGAACTAAGCATTAAACTCTCTGAAACCACGGGAAAGCTGCAAGAAAACAACGTCGGCAAGCGCTATACGCAGAAAGGCAAGAATCTCGCGCTTAAGATCTTCTCGTATATCGTCCTTGTCGAACTGGGATTCATATTCCTGCTGCCGCTCTTATTTATGGTCAGTACATCGACCAAGTCGTTGTCCGATCTGCTTGATTCCAGCGTCGTCTGGCTGCCGAACGGTGTATATTGGGATAATTTCGTCGTTGCTTACAATAATCTTAATTTTGCGGTTACGCTCAAGAACAGCTTTATGATGGCGATCCTTCCGATGATCGGGCAAGTGCTTTCCTGCGCGATTGCAGGCTACGGCTTGGGGCGCTATCAGTTCCGCGGATCGAAGCTGATCTTTGCTCTTGTGCTGCTGTGTTTGATCATTCCGCCGCAAACGATCATTATTTCGCTTTATTCATTATTTTCGGAGCTGGAATGGATCAACACCTATCTGCCGTTCGTCGTGCCGGCATTCTTCGGCCAAGGATTACGCGGAGCGTTGTTCATGCTCATCTTCACGCAATTTTTCAAGGGACTTCCCAAAGAGCTGGACGAAGCGGCCCGCATTGACGGAGCCGGAGCGATGCGCGTATTTATGACCGTTATGCTGCCTCTGGCCAAACCGGCGATGTTCGTCGTCGCGATGTTCTCGCTCGTATGGAATTGGAATGACAACTACATGGCATCCTTCTTCGTGAATACGCCGGAGATGCGACCGCTTGCGACACAGCTGGATAGTATGAACGGTACGTTCAACATGGGGGGCGGCGTTGAGAACGGGCTTAATGAAGCCGTCATGATGGCAGGCTGTATTCTCGTCGTCTTGCCGCTGTTCATTGTCTACATTCTAGGTCAGCGTTACTTAGTTGAAGGAGTCGAGCGTACAGGGCTGGCTGGAGATTAA
- a CDS encoding cation:proton antiporter translates to MFYLTILIIILATKLAGDLSVRIGQPAVVGKLLIGIIIGPALLGWVNNSEIIDELSEIGVLMLMFMAGLETNMDDLKRSFKSSLAVALGGIILPFLGGYMIGLAVGMETSHSVFLGLLLSATSVSISVQSLKDLGLLKSRESTTILGAAIIDDILVVILLAFVMSIFGGQEVNLALIVGKKFLFFLLVGLFIWQGIKWVMRWLAPLRVTEAVISAGLIVCFFLAYVAEQFGVAGIIGAFAAGLAISQTNYKEEVEHKLEPIAYTIFVPIFFVSVGFSVSFVGIGDQIWLLVIITLVAILTKLIGSGIGARLTGFSTRSAIGIGSGMVSRGEVALIIATIGLQSGLLEQKYFTVLVIAVIITTLVTPFLLKKVMGGKQEEKVEQR, encoded by the coding sequence ATGTTTTATTTAACGATCTTAATTATTATCCTTGCCACAAAGCTTGCGGGTGACTTAAGCGTACGAATCGGCCAGCCCGCCGTTGTCGGTAAGCTGCTCATCGGCATCATCATCGGACCTGCATTGCTCGGTTGGGTGAACAATTCTGAAATAATTGATGAACTAAGCGAAATCGGCGTCCTGATGCTCATGTTCATGGCAGGACTTGAGACGAATATGGACGATCTGAAGCGTTCGTTCAAATCTTCCTTAGCGGTTGCCCTCGGAGGGATTATACTCCCGTTCCTGGGTGGCTATATGATCGGACTCGCGGTTGGAATGGAAACGTCGCATTCCGTGTTTCTCGGATTGCTGTTATCGGCTACTTCCGTCAGCATCTCCGTTCAGTCTCTCAAAGACCTCGGCTTGTTAAAAAGCCGGGAGAGCACGACCATATTGGGCGCAGCGATTATCGACGATATTCTGGTCGTCATTCTGCTCGCATTCGTCATGAGCATCTTCGGCGGCCAGGAAGTGAATCTGGCGCTGATCGTCGGGAAGAAATTTCTGTTCTTCCTTCTTGTCGGCTTGTTCATCTGGCAGGGCATCAAATGGGTGATGCGCTGGCTGGCACCGCTTCGCGTAACGGAAGCCGTCATTAGCGCCGGCCTTATCGTATGCTTCTTTCTTGCCTATGTTGCGGAGCAATTCGGGGTAGCCGGCATCATCGGAGCCTTTGCCGCTGGACTTGCGATATCGCAAACCAATTATAAGGAAGAAGTCGAGCATAAGCTGGAGCCGATTGCCTACACCATATTCGTTCCGATCTTCTTCGTCAGCGTCGGATTCTCCGTATCCTTCGTGGGCATCGGCGATCAAATATGGCTCCTTGTAATCATCACATTAGTCGCGATTCTCACGAAGCTGATCGGTTCGGGGATCGGAGCCCGCTTAACGGGATTCTCAACGCGGTCAGCAATCGGGATCGGTTCGGGGATGGTTTCGCGCGGTGAGGTTGCTTTAATCATCGCGACAATCGGCCTGCAGAGCGGACTTCTGGAACAGAAGTACTTTACCGTACTCGTCATTGCCGTCATCATCACGACATTGGTCACGCCATTCCTGCTCAAGAAGGTTATGGGCGGAAAACAAGAAGAAAAGGTTGAGCAGCGATAG